A single region of the Peromyscus eremicus chromosome 16_21, PerEre_H2_v1, whole genome shotgun sequence genome encodes:
- the Trem2 gene encoding triggering receptor expressed on myeloid cells 2, with the protein MGPLHLSLLLLITELSQALNTTVLQGVAGQSLQVSCTYDSLKHWGRRKAWCRQLAEEGPCQRVVSTHSVWLLAFLRKRNGSTVITDDTLAGTVTVTLRNLQADDAGLYQCQSLRGRGREADVLQKVLVEVLADPLDDQDAGDLWVPEESESFEGAQVEHSTSRSQSQETSFPPTSILLLLACVLFSKLLTASILWAVARGKQKLGSPVASGLDCGHDAGHQLQILTGPRDA; encoded by the exons ATGGGGCCTCTCCATCTGTCTCTCCTGCTGCTGATCACAG aGTTGTCCCAAGCCCTCAACACAACGGTGCTGCAGGGTGTGGCTGGCCAGTCCCTGCAGGTATCGTGTACTTACGACTCCTTGAAGCACTGGGGGAGACGCAAGGCCTGGTGTCGCCAGCTGGCTGAGGAGGGCCCGTGCCAACGTGTGGTGAGCACACACAGTGTGTGGCTGCTGGCCTTCCTGAGGAAACGGAATGGGAGTACAGTCATCACGGATGACACCCTGGCTGGAACTGTCACTGTCACTCTGCGAAACCTCCAAGCCGATGACGCGGGTCTCTACCAGTGTCAGAGCCTCCGAGGCCGAGGCCGAGAAGCTGATGTCCTCCAGAAGGTCCTGGTGGAGGTGCTGGCAG ACCCTCTTGACGACCAAGATGCTGGAGATCTCTGGGTCCCTGAGGAATCGGAGAGTTTTGAGGGTGCCCAAGTAGAACACAGCACCTCCAG GAGCCAATCACAAGAGACCTCCTTCCCACCCACGTCCATTCTTCTCCTCCTGGCCTGTGTCCTCTTCAGCAAGCTTCTTACAGCCAGCATCCTCTGGGCTGTGGCCAGGGGCAAGCAGAAGCTGGGGTCACCTGTGGCCAGTGGGCTGGACTGCGGACACGATGCTGGGCACCAGCTTCAGATCCTGACTG GACCCAGAGATGCATGA
- the Treml1 gene encoding trem-like transcript 1 protein isoform X1: MGCYLPLPLLLLLGLAGQGSADSHPEVLQAPVGSSIQVHCRYRLQDLRARKVWCRFLQEVCQPLVTSAVDRRAPGSERTFLTDLGGGLLQVEMVTLQEEDTGEYGCVVEGAAGPQTLHRVSLLVLPPVPGPGEEEEEVEEEEECYKTGSLPKDPSLDPEGSASPHEFLRPENSIPLIWGAVILLGLLVVAVVLFAVLARRKGNRLGVCGRSQSSGVSSMEPSSAAHHSSDSGLAAGLPTDVPYVRLDSPPSFDITYTGFALDPPTRKPPAPPLQPPLPPKVLKSSKPVTYATVVFPGGDKSEGASSEPAPDPPNSQTPPS; the protein is encoded by the exons ATGGGCTGCTACCTGCcgctgccactgctgctgctcctgggactggcag gtCAGGGCTCAGCTGACAGCCACCCCGAAGTGCTCCAGGCACCCGTGGGGTCGTCCATTCAGGTGCATTGCCGCTACCGGCTCCAGGATTTGAGGGCTCGCAAGGTGTGGTGCCGATTCTTGCAAGAAGTCTGCCAGCCACTGGTGACCTCCGCTGTGGACCGCAGAGCCCCAGGAAGTGAACGCACATTCCTCACTGACCTGGGTGGGGGGCTCCTGCAGGTGGAAATGGTGACCCTGCAGGAGGAGGACACAGGGGAGTATGGCTGTGTGGTGGAGGGAGCCGCAGGGCCCCAGACCCTGCATAGGGTCTCCCTGCTGGTGCTTCCACCCG TTCCTGgcccaggagaggaggaggaggaagtagaggaagaagaagagtgctataaAACTGGGAGTCTGCCAAAGGATCCCTCCTTGGACCCCGAGGGGAGTGCTAGTCCTCACGAGTTCCTAAGGCCTGAGAACAG taTCCCCCTGATCTGGGGTGCGGTGATTCTGCTGGGCCtgctggtggtggctgtggtgctGTTTGCGGTGCTGGCCAGAAGGAAAG GGAACAGGCTTGGTGTCTGTGGCCGGTCCCAGAGCAGTGGAGTTTCAAGCATG GAACCCTCCTCAGCAGCCCACCACAGCAGTGACTCTGGACTGGCCGCCGGACTGCCCACGGACGTACCATATGTGAGGCTAGACTCCCCGCCTTCCTTTGATATCACCTACACGGGCTTTGCTCTTGATCCTCCAACAAGGaaacccccagccccacccctccagccccctctgcctcctaaggtTCTGAAGTCATCCAAGCCTGTGACATATGCCACAGTTGTCTTCCCGGGAGGGGACAAAAGTGAAGGAGCCTCCAGTGAGCCTGCTCCGGATCCACCAAACAGTCAAACCCCACCCAGCTAA
- the Treml1 gene encoding trem-like transcript 1 protein isoform X2 — MGCYLPLPLLLLLGLAGQGSADSHPEVLQAPVGSSIQVHCRYRLQDLRARKVWCRFLQEVCQPLVTSAVDRRAPGSERTFLTDLGGGLLQVEMVTLQEEDTGEYGCVVEGAAGPQTLHRVSLLVLPPEEEEECYKTGSLPKDPSLDPEGSASPHEFLRPENSIPLIWGAVILLGLLVVAVVLFAVLARRKGNRLGVCGRSQSSGVSSMEPSSAAHHSSDSGLAAGLPTDVPYVRLDSPPSFDITYTGFALDPPTRKPPAPPLQPPLPPKVLKSSKPVTYATVVFPGGDKSEGASSEPAPDPPNSQTPPS; from the exons ATGGGCTGCTACCTGCcgctgccactgctgctgctcctgggactggcag gtCAGGGCTCAGCTGACAGCCACCCCGAAGTGCTCCAGGCACCCGTGGGGTCGTCCATTCAGGTGCATTGCCGCTACCGGCTCCAGGATTTGAGGGCTCGCAAGGTGTGGTGCCGATTCTTGCAAGAAGTCTGCCAGCCACTGGTGACCTCCGCTGTGGACCGCAGAGCCCCAGGAAGTGAACGCACATTCCTCACTGACCTGGGTGGGGGGCTCCTGCAGGTGGAAATGGTGACCCTGCAGGAGGAGGACACAGGGGAGTATGGCTGTGTGGTGGAGGGAGCCGCAGGGCCCCAGACCCTGCATAGGGTCTCCCTGCTGGTGCTTCCACCCG aggaagaagaagagtgctataaAACTGGGAGTCTGCCAAAGGATCCCTCCTTGGACCCCGAGGGGAGTGCTAGTCCTCACGAGTTCCTAAGGCCTGAGAACAG taTCCCCCTGATCTGGGGTGCGGTGATTCTGCTGGGCCtgctggtggtggctgtggtgctGTTTGCGGTGCTGGCCAGAAGGAAAG GGAACAGGCTTGGTGTCTGTGGCCGGTCCCAGAGCAGTGGAGTTTCAAGCATG GAACCCTCCTCAGCAGCCCACCACAGCAGTGACTCTGGACTGGCCGCCGGACTGCCCACGGACGTACCATATGTGAGGCTAGACTCCCCGCCTTCCTTTGATATCACCTACACGGGCTTTGCTCTTGATCCTCCAACAAGGaaacccccagccccacccctccagccccctctgcctcctaaggtTCTGAAGTCATCCAAGCCTGTGACATATGCCACAGTTGTCTTCCCGGGAGGGGACAAAAGTGAAGGAGCCTCCAGTGAGCCTGCTCCGGATCCACCAAACAGTCAAACCCCACCCAGCTAA